The window gaaggataatgaatgggaatttgattgtttatggtatgaaaggaagatggttaatgaatgggacgtaaggcagttttaaaaagtaagaaaggggagtctttggtgcgatgtcggtcgggtgagatgattttggtttaaaataaggtgtgtgtgtataaaaaaggagtaaagacattttaaaaatatccgagttattatttcaatggtgctaattcctgtaaataccatctaattttattttaagttatatctgtcattttcttatccgccgaaaaggaaagggacgggtaatcgacaagcataaaatttatggaacacacgtcaattttaagcacaaatctaaaccaaccgtctaaaaattttacatccgtcaataacccgacacagttaagtagacagcacgtcaaacggattgcataccagcgacgtaccttttgtttcgtcgcccgggttattcattcatttactcattcttcctaaaattaagagctgtgaatcatccgtccctttccttttcgacggatatgaaaatgacggatataacttaaaataaaattaggcggtgtctgcaggaatcggggcctccACATTTATGTAACGAGAAGATTAAATGAAGGCAATACtgaatagcgccatctatagtttGTTTGGGAAAtgtagcctggatagtccctcattcggaatacattattatgattaacttttaaattacttcACAACTTAAAAAGGTTTGTTTACTGTTTTGACCATTTAGTTACCCTACCAAGTTGTATAATAATGAGTAGGTGCGCAAAAAAAAACGTCTTACGTACCTATATTTACGTTACTTATGTAAATCCTCCGTGTTGATGGTAAATAAAACGGTGTTAttcaatttaaaactttttttctattttttttatacctgATACAATTAAgtttaatactaataataatagtataggTACTAAGTATAAAACTTTGGTTCTTTGCTGAAGtagagaaaaaacatagaatgaaCCAGCTTTTATGTCAGGCGGGACtggtcaccaggtcgcagacgatcatctccgtagagaattagataccTGTCGCCCGGGACAACATGTATGACATGACCCCCCGCGCCCCACAGGTCCACCCACGGAataaacacgttcagctgcttgtcttccagatcatgttattttaatgggctatAGATTGGTCCCCTGATTATCCTGCTGTTCATCACATCCGTAAATCTTAATTCATGTGATGTGTAGAGCATTATGCTTGTGGAAAAATCACTGCCTACTGCTTATAAGCAGATTTTAAAGGTTTGCGTGGTCCCAAAAGCTTTCACAAATCATAAAACTAAGTTACAAGTTAGCCTAGAATACATTTTGAACTTTAGTACTACAAACatcaatttcattatttttaacatgactACCATCCCCAGTTCTATCAATGCGCTGTTCAATAATCTCGCTAGATACCGTCTTCAGATCATATGCCCAACCTATTCCGGccataaaatcaatgaatacTTTAGTAAAATTCAATGAACTTCCTAGTTCTGAAGTCTTGTAGTCCCAAGGATAGGTGTGATGGTAGTTGTGGAAACCTTCACCAAAGGTTACCAATGACACGAGCTTGTTCTCAGTTGGGCTGATGTTCTTGTCGTAGGGTTTGTTGCCCCACATGTGTGCAGCAGAGTTGACTAGCCAAGTGTAGTTTAATGTGGTTACGTAGCGAGTTAAGACGCAAACGACGAAGGAGGTCCACGGCGCCTCACCCCACAGCGTGGGGACGTACATTGGCACTATTACGCTCATTAATAGTACCAAAATCCCATAATTCCTGGAATTAAAAACATATTACAGAAAAAGTCATTAATGATTCCGAAAAGGCGAAAAGCTTCCAAAATTCGTGATGTTGGAGACTAATGGCGGGAAAAAATCCGCCTAACTGAAATGAGGCTACAGTTGAGTGTTTTGGATGCACTCAGGGCTATCCAGAGCAATGCGCCAGAGTGCCCCAAGATAGGCAACAAAGAAATGAATATGCTTCTACTTGCTTATTGACTGACTTTCCCGcttacgttctttaaaaatcacATAATTATATGGCTTGGCTGTACAGTTTAGGCAGTTATATTGTTAAAAACCATAgtctttttttgttattgtgtaCGTCCGGCAGGCAAAGGAAACGCAGCCCAGTAAATCATAGCCTAACATGAAtcgtagtaaaaaaaaacgagtTTGTAGCAGCCAGATCTTAATTTAGAGTAGTAAATAGAGTGCAAAACTTTGCCGATAACGGCAGATAATATCAACacttcatagttttttttttttactttggtcCGCTAGCCGTACTATCAGCATTCTAAactcaacaacgccatctatgtgatCTTCAAAGAACTtcatctggaaagtccctcattaggtACTAGAAAAACTGGTTGATCATAAAGTGTAGGTACATTCAAATTCCCTTACTTTTTTTGGAATTGAAGGACTGGATCGGACATTAGGTCACTCATGTCGATGGTATGACCTTTAGCTTTGATGTCCGGATGCTTTCTAACCATAAGCCATCCAATGTGGGAGAAGAAGAAACCCCGTTTAGCGTTGTGAGGGTCCGCGTCCGTTTCCGAGTACTTGTGGTGCATGCGGTGGTCGCGAGCCCAGTCTATTATAGGGTTCTGAAAATTAAATAGATTTTTAGGTTTTGTCAATGCAAAATGCTTTCTACATGACATTGGCGCTCATTAATTATAGGGTACAGTCATTTGTTTTCTACACTCACTTCTTTTAAGCCTCGTCTCCACTAGGAGACATATATCCTCAGGATATATCTGGGTGATATCGTACGCAGCGCGGTATATAAGGATTGGCTACATACGTAAGCCAGAACCTAGGGGCCTCCATCACAATGGGGCCACCATGACAAATGCACTCTTTCCAGAAACAATACTTCACGCTTATACAGAATCCGTCCTCTCTTTTGATATTTATTGAgtattgaattaaaatattCGTAGACACAAACAAATGTTTGTGTATTTTGCTTTATGTACTATATAGCTACCTAAAGCTAAAAGGAAAAAAATTATAAGACCTGTCGTGCTGTATGGTTCTGAGTGTTGGGCGAGAAAGGAGACGCATGAAAGAAGAGTACACGTGGCGGAGATGTGAATGTTGAGATGGATGTGTTGTGTGACCAGAATGGACAAGATTACGAATGaatatgtcgcagtcggattgtaaaatccgctgtattacattacggctagctgttttcaaaaacagggccgttttgtaatgcgaCGGTTCAACGATTAGCCGTATTGTCATTGCGATACGTTCTCAAATAAAGCGGTCCACGTTCAGCCGCATTTTACTACTACTTAAATTATAGggtgaaaataatatatttttctaattgcATTTGAAAATTGTTCTTAAATTCACTATTTACCGACATATTTAACACGTTTCCTTTGcacagctagccgtaatgtaatacagcggattatacaatccgactgcgacaaatatacatataaaaggaAATCTGAAAGTAGCGCCGGTCACTGAGAAATTGAGGCAcaacaggttagcatggtatggacatgtaatgaggagggatgaaaggcatataacgaggaaagttatgagtatgaatgtgatTGATAAAGGGGACGACACAAGAAAGTATGGATGGATTG is drawn from Pectinophora gossypiella chromosome 7, ilPecGoss1.1, whole genome shotgun sequence and contains these coding sequences:
- the LOC126368583 gene encoding acyl-CoA Delta-9 desaturase-like encodes the protein MTENKNKPTIYWSSVSFFTVLHVMGVYGWYLIFTKALRLTVIWAHVYAVFGGMGITAGAHRYWTHRSYKAKLPLQVLLMLFNCIALQNPIIDWARDHRMHHKYSETDADPHNAKRGFFFSHIGWLMVRKHPDIKAKGHTIDMSDLMSDPVLQFQKKNYGILVLLMSVIVPMYVPTLWGEAPWTSFVVCVLTRYVTTLNYTWLVNSAAHMWGNKPYDKNISPTENKLVSLVTFGEGFHNYHHTYPWDYKTSELGSSLNFTKVFIDFMAGIGWAYDLKTVSSEIIEQRIDRTGDGSHVKNNEIDVCSTKVQNVF